One Mercurialis annua linkage group LG3, ddMerAnnu1.2, whole genome shotgun sequence DNA window includes the following coding sequences:
- the LOC126672370 gene encoding alkane hydroxylase MAH1-like, whose protein sequence is MATLSYAAIISICAAIAVVMHWLLNRKSLLTSWPIFGMIPALARNMSRVHDFATYILQQAGGTFLFKGPWFTAMDLLITSDPNNVDYLLNKNYANYQKGPMFRETCDPLGDGIIAADSDNWRFLRRITHSLINQDLRYDAAIERILDGKILKRLYQVLDNASEFGSEVDLQDVIQRLTFDGICLLLLGYDPKCLAVGFPHNALEKAFHEMEQAVHFRHAVPTGFWKLKRWLQMGEEKKMRRSWDLFEKFVMDCITTKREEIIARNRTPSKNQTEDSFDMLTAFLEEEDEGEDVAITNSNKFLRDMTFNLMAAGRDTISSAMVWLLWVIASNPSIEKKILDELNDNYKEATNNKMMPLSIAELNKLIYFQAVVLEAIRLYPPIPFLATSAIEPDVLPSGHYVGKDMKIIYSFYSMGRMEEIWGKDYLEFKPERWITEQGSVKHVPSYRFSAFSAGLRSCLGKKTSFQQIKAVASFIIWNFSIRVSENHIASPSNSVILFMRNGLRAILASAANRINDIVHVVTNVNLDGTESNSAANNSALWKDGPWNHFTQELESFRECDYYERYGDLQLF, encoded by the exons atggcAACACTTAGTTATGCAGCGATAATTTCAATTTGTGCTGCCATTGCTGTTGTTATGCATTGGCTGCTGAACAGAAAATCTTTACTCACCAGCTGGCCTATATTCGGTATGATTCCGGCGCTTGCTCGAAATATGTCTCGAGTTCATGATTTTGCTACCTATATACTCCAACAAGCTGGTGGTACGTTTTTATTCAAAGGTCCTTGGTTTACTGCTATGGATTTATTGATAACAAGTGATCCCAACAATGTTGATTATCTTCTAAATAAGAACTATGCCAATTACCAAAAGGGTCCTAtgtttagagagacttgcgatcCTCTTGGGGATGGAATTATTGCTGCAGATTCAGACAACTGGAGATTTCTAAGAAGAATAACTCATTCTCTGATCAATCAAGATTTAAGGTATGATGCTGCCATAGAAAGAATACTGGACGGAAAAATCTTGAAGCGACTGTACCAAGTTCTTGATAATGCGTCGGAATTCGGGTCGGAAGTTGATTTACAAGATGTAATTCAAAGATTAACGTTTGATGGTATTTGTCTTTTGTTGTTAGGATATGACCCGAAATGTCTTGCTGTCGGATTCCCTCATAATGCTCTTGAGAAGGCTTTTCATGAAATGGAGCAGGCTGTTCATTTCCGACATGCCGTTCCGACAGGATTTTGGAAGTTGAAGAGATGGCTTCAGATGggagaagagaagaagatgaGAAGATCCTGGGACttatttgaaaaatttgttATGGATTGCATTACTACAAAAAGAGAGGAGATCATTGCCCGAAACCGAACCCCTAGCAAAAACCAAACAGAAGACAGTTTTGACATGTTAACAGCTTTTCTGGAGGAAGAAGACGAAGGAGAAGACGTGGCGATCACGAATTCAAACAAATTTCTGAGAGATATGACATTTAATCTCATGGCGGCCGGAAGAGACACTATCAGCAGTGCAATGGTGTGGCTTCTCTGGGTTATTGCGAGTAATCCATCGATCGAGAAAAAAATTCTAGACGAGTTAAATGATAATTACAAAGAAGCCACTAATAACAAGATGATGCCTCTAAGTATTGCAGAgctaaacaaattaatttattttcaggCAGTCGTATTGGAAGCTATAAGACTTTACCCACCAATTCCATTTCTTGCGACATCAGCCATCGAACCAGACGTTCTTCCGAGCGGGCATTACGTTGGTAAGGacatgaaaataatttattcgtTCTACTCAATGGGAAGAATGGAAGAAATATGGGGCAAAGATTACTTGGAGTTCAAGCCAGAAAGGTGGATTACGGAGCAAGGAAGCGTAAAGCATGTACCTTCTTACAGATTTTCAGCTTTTAGTGCAGGATTAAGGAGTTGCTTAGGCAAGAAAACTTCCTTTCAACAAATTAAAGCTGTTGCTTCTTTTATCATATGGAATTTTTCGATCCGAGTTAGTGAAAATCATATTGCTAGTCCGAGTAATTCTGTAATTCTTTTTATGAGAAATGGTTTGAGA GCTATTTTAGCTTCAGCTGCTAATCGGATTAATGATATAGTGCATGTGGTAACGAATGTAAATTTGGATGGAACAGAATCTAATTCAGCAGCAAACAACAGTGCTTTGTGGAAAGATGGACCGTGGAATCATTTTACTCAG GAACTCGAGAGTTTTCGGGAATGCGACTATTACGAAAGATATGGTGATCTTCAATTGTTTTAA
- the LOC130015345 gene encoding uncharacterized protein LOC130015345, giving the protein MYVDQISKKTWFSYLNYGGLLLSCSHIDVLFYFLREKQKSRPNVRCTTADNIFDKRMQSLYASYLSTSDAEKFLKGDSLIFDYMRGKKILIGTLWSEVDDVLCPIHVGNSWHWILARLSFKDRCIYIYNSKKSPILNRTAAEVVMGYCVLIPRLLVMGNLLSFIKAIDLSSPAYVGKTKFEPFALSQVDGLPTQSDSDCGVFVAAFAEYIIEGRKVPLRISIENMRSRYCALLYAHAAPIVEEGRGKRKQIKAEIKDIGTESKVEQGKGEKEDY; this is encoded by the exons ATGTATGTTGATCAAATAAGCAAAAAAACATGGTTCTCTTATCTGAACTACGGTGGTCTGCTTTTATCATGTTCT cATATCGACGTgctgttttattttttgagggAGAAGCAAAAGTCGAGGCCTAATGTGAGGTGCACCACTGCTGACAATATCTTTGATAAACGCATGCAAAGTTTGTATGCTTCATATTTGTCGACTTCTGATGCTGAAAAGTTTTTGAAAGGGGACTCTTTGATTTTTGATTATATGCGGGGTAAGAAGATTCTTATTGGTACTCTTTGGAGTGAAGTTGACGACGTTTTATGTCCTATTCATGTTGGAAATAGTTGGCATTGGATATTGGCGCGTTTATCGTTCAAGGATAGGTGCATTTATATATACAACTCTAAAAAGTCACCTATTCTCAACCGAACGGCGGCTGAAGTGGTTATGGGGTATTGTGTCCTAATTCCAAGGCTGTTAGTCATGGGTAATTTACTATCGTTTATCAAAGCTATTGATTTGTCTTCTCCTGCTTATGTTGGCAAAACCAAATTTGAACCTTTTGCTTTGTCTCAAGTTGATGGCTTACCAACACAATCTGACAG TGATTGTGGTGTATTCGTGGCTGCATTTGCTGAGTACATCATCGAAGGGAGGAAGGTGCCTTTGCGTATCTCGATTGAAAATATGAGGTCTAGATATTGTGCTTTGTTGTATGCTCACGCTGCACCAATTGTAGAAGAAGGACGAGGGAAAAGGAAGCAGATCAAAGCAGAGATTAAAGACATTGGAACTGAATCAAAGGTTGAACAAGGCAAGGGGGAAAAGGAAGATTATTAA